Proteins encoded within one genomic window of Platichthys flesus chromosome 17, fPlaFle2.1, whole genome shotgun sequence:
- the LOC133972035 gene encoding E3 SUMO-protein ligase ZBED1-like — MVERVLEQLPAIRSVLVQDRKHSHLNPTWQDVSVLESINAAMKPLADFTDVLSGERYVTVSSVKPVMELIKDDLLSPGPDDTALTASIIQNMCRVLTEKYKSPEIQVLLRKATILDPRYRGSMEEAEALDDVKQQLVQELLDIIGPEESGEGASGESCSNAAGGNVDEPTATAPTKKMKLSDFLRNRRAHLTSQTQASFPKRVQADTELTKFLQEDALDAACDPLMWWHDNQRKYPLMAKLAQKYMCICATSTSSERMFSTAGHIVTPERSCLKPHKVNMLVFLARNLQD; from the coding sequence ATGGTAGAGAGGGTGCTCGAGCAACTCCCAGCCATAAGAAGTGTCCTGGTTCAAGACCGTAAACATAGCCACCTCAATCCAACCTGGCAAGATGTTTCTGTGTTGGAGTCCATCAACGCAGCAATGAAACCACTAGCTGACTTCACAGACGTCCTCTCAGGGGAAAGATACGTCACAGTGTCCTCAGTTAAACCTGTGATGGAACTGATAAAAGACGACCTTCTCTCTCCAGGCCCTGATGACACTGCACTGACAGCCAGCATTATACAAAACATGTGCAGGGTCCtgactgaaaaatacaaatcacCTGAAATCCAAGTCCTCCTGAGAAAGGCCACCATCTTGGATCCAAGGTATCGTGGcagcatggaggaggcagaggcatTGGATGATGTCAAACAACAGCTTGTCCAAGAGCTACTGGACATAATAGGGCCAGAAGAAAGTGGAGAAGGTGCCAGTGGTGAGAGCTGCAGCAACGCTGCTGGAGGAAACGTGGATGAACCTACTGCTACCGCACCCACCAAGAAGATGAAGCTGAGTGACTTTCTTCGAAACAGAAGAGCTCATCTCACAAGTCAGACCCAGGCTTCCTTTCCAAAAAGAGTGCAGGCTGATACAGAGCTGACCAAATTCCTCCAAGAAGATGCACTTGATGCAGCTTGTGATCCCTTGATGTGGTGGCATGACAATCAAAGAAAATATCCTTTGATGGCCAAGTTGGCCCAAAAGTACATGTGCATTTGTGCAACAAGCACCAGCTCAGAGAGAATGTTTAGCACAGCTGGCCACATTGTTACTCCTGAGAGATCCTGCCTTAAGCCACACAAAGTCAACATGTTGGTATTTCTTGCTCGGAATCTGCAAGACTAA